From Antedon mediterranea chromosome 9, ecAntMedi1.1, whole genome shotgun sequence, a single genomic window includes:
- the LOC140059579 gene encoding adhesion G protein-coupled receptor L3-like isoform X1 yields MNAELNFTISDKSLTTLTEIKELTSEPICLFFNETKRVWSDNGISTHRSDVSHDHVSCYSKHLTSFTVMMKVTNTDTAHDAPGGHKLSMLSNVCVSLSLIALCVTLGVYCSFRELWDSLRNNIHKNLVGNMIMMQSLFLFGIDRTGQRVNERFIIA; encoded by the exons ATGAATGCCGAATTGAACTTTACCATCTCTGACAAATCC CTAACAACCTTAACAGAAATTAAAGAACTGACGTCAGAGCCAATTTGTCTTTTCTTCAATGAAACAAAAAG agtGTGGAGTGACAATGGTATTAGTACTCATCGTTCAGATGTATCACATGATCATGTATCTTGTTACTCTAAGCATTTAACCAGCTTCACTGTGATGATGAAAGTTACTAATACGGACACGGCGCATGAC GCACCAGGTGGCCACAAATTATCAATGTTGTCAAACGTTTGTGTTTCTCTCTCGCTCATTGCCTTGTGCGTCACGCTTGGTGTTTACTGTTCATTTCG gGAATTATGGGACTCTCTGCGGAATAACATTCACAAGAACTTAGTTGGTAACATGATCATGATGCAATCGCTATTTTTGTTTGGAATTGATCGGACAGGTCAGAGGGTAAATGAAAGatttattatagcataa
- the LOC140059579 gene encoding uncharacterized protein isoform X2 — protein sequence MKERDFTFDYFVEEENYVVLSKVEIVDIDHPILNNLQLSDGNTVEFALQFDTKGEVLVVATLSNLTEAKAGQEVEKGTVDLEV from the exons ATGAAAGAGAGGGACTTCACATTTGATTACTTTGTTGAAGAAGAAAACTATG TTGTGTTATCAAAGGTAGAGATTGTGGACATTGACCATCCGATACTGAACAACCTTCAACTTTCTGATGGAAATACAGTTGAATTTGCGCTTCAATTTGACACAAAGG gtGAAGTCCTGGTTGTTGCCACTCTCAGCAATCTCACAGAAGCTAAAGCAGGCCAAGAAGTGGAAAAGGGGACTGTCGACTTAGAAGT CTAA